The following is a genomic window from Bacteroidetes bacterium GWF2_43_63.
ATCTGGCAGTTGGGAAAGACAACAGATTTCAATGTCCGGATAAAAATGCTGAAGCTTCTTTTTCAGATGAACATTTATCTTGATTACAGGAAATATCTTGAAAAAGAAAATCAATGCAAGACATCGACGCTGAAAGATCTGCTGCAGTTGTGCGCGCTGAAGCAAATGATGGGAATTCCGTTCAGCATGGACACATTGCAGCATTTCCGTCAGACAACATTGTTCGGGAATGTTTATTACACCGATGGCAACCGCGAAACCGTTGACAACAGCGATGTTCAGAATACATTGCTGATGTATGGAATTCTGAAGTCGGACACCAATGATCAAAGCAAAGAACTAAGTCTCATGCGCAACTATTTTTTCGAAAAGCGCAGCAATGCATCGTGGCAAAACACCTATGAATCCATAAACATTATTCAATCCATTTTGCCCGATATGCTTGACTCCGCATTGTTAATCACAGAGCCGGCATTGGTTCTGAGTGGCGATACAAATCTGCGCGTTTCGGAATTTCCTTTTTCTACTACACTTAAACCAGGCAGTGAAATTTCGGTTTCAAAAACCGGCTCATTTCCGGTTTACTTCACCTGTTACCGCAAACAGATCATCCGGAATCCGCAGGCCACTGAAAACGATTTCAGAATCGAAACGTATTTCGAGAATGTCTCGGACTCTACTCTGAAAGCCGGTTGCGAAACAGTGCTTGCAGTTCATGTATCGGTAAAAAAAGATGCCGAATATGTTATGATCCGGATTCCGGTTTTCGGAGGTTGCTCCTATGCTTCAAAAACAAGCAATGTGAGTTTTGAAAGTCATCGCGAATATTTCAGGAACGAAACAGATATTTTCTGTCAGTACCTGCCGAAGGGGACTTACACATTCAGAGTGAAGATCCTTCCGCGTTTCAACGGCTCGTATAATCTGAATCCCGCAAGTATAGAGCTGATGTACTTCCCGGTTTTCAATGCCAACAATGAAATGAAGAAGGTGTTGGTTGATTAAGATTCAATCTTTGGAGTTTTCCTCTCCTCCGTTTTTCGGAGCCTTAAACGTATAGTGATTCTGAAAGACATAACTGATGAATACAGTGAAAGTGGAGACAATAATATTGGATACCGTAGGATAAATATTGAACATTTCAACCAAAAGCTTCAATCCGGCATAGTTAACAAATAAATTAATGACGACAACAATCAGATAGCGATACAACTGCACATGTCCGCGTAGTTCCGATAAAGTAAATGTGACATATTTCTGCAACAGAAAACCGGAAAAAAATACAAGTGGAAACTTGATAACAAATGTTGCAATATGCGAACCCATGGTGACAAACCCAAGGTCAAGCATCTGCTTCTGAAGCACAAAATGAAAAATGATGAAATACATAAACCAGTCGAAAACCAGATTGGCTCCGCCAGTCACTCCATAGCGAAAAAATTGCTTCGACATATAATGGCGGAAGGGCGGATAGAAAAAATCTACCACGTTCCTGATCCAATCGCCCAATGTTTCAAATATGTTTCTCATTTTTTATTGCAGCCGCAAAAGTAATAATTTTGAATTAATGATCCTGTGTGATTTCAGTAAACGGTAATTTTTTGAAAATATTTCAGCGAATCTATTGGATCATGACCAACAATAAATTAAGCATGAGAATCCTTCTGGCTTGCGCTTCAAATACATTAATCAATTGTGTCAAGTTCGTGCATTAATAATCCTGGTAGCACAAAGTTGCACCAAGTTCACACAAAGGTTCACGAAGTAGATTTAATGATGCAAAAGCCGTAATCCATTACAGCAAAGTGAATTTGAAAGCGAGCTTTCAAATTCGATATGCTGTAATTGATCAACTCAACTACGTTGTTTTTTTTGAATTGGCTTTTGCACTTTTCACATTGTGTTACTTCGTGCAAAACTTCGTGCTACTTTGTGCAACTGCGATTCCGGTTGTTTTTTGTGGAGTTTAATGCGTTGGCCCTGTCTGATAAAGCTCGCCGAAGTCTGATTCTGCGGATTTTCATATATTTGTTCATCAACAAGCTGCAAGTATGAAAACCATCGGACTTTTGGGCGGAACCGGCTGGGAATCAACGCTGGAATACTATCGCATCATCAACGAAAAAATTTCGGAAGTAACCAGCAATGTGCACACCGCGCAAATAGTACTGTTTTCGGTCGATTTCAACGATGTGCGCAGTCGCATCGACCACAGCGATTACGAATCGCTTGGAAATTTTTTTAGAGAAAAGGCCATGGGCATTGAGCAACATGGAGCCGACTGTCTGCTGTTGTGTGCCAATACGCCCCACATGTTTGCCGATGCCATTTCGCAACATATCAGCATTCCGCTCTTGCATATTGCCGATGCCACCGGAGAAAAAATAAAGGAAAATAACATCAGCAAAGTCGGATTATTAGGCACAAAGCCAACCATGGAAATGCCGTTTTATGCGCAGCGACTGAAAGAAAAATTTGGAATCGATGTCATCACTCCCCCGCCCGCTGTGCGCGATTACGTGCATGATACCATTTATAACGAGTTCACCCGCGGCATTTTCACAGCGGATGCAAAAGTGCGCTATCTGGAAATCATGCAGGAACTTCGTAACGCAGGCGCCGAAGGCATCATCATGGGCTGCACCGAAATCCCGCTGCTGATCAAACAATCCGACACCGACATTCCATTATTCGATACTCTTCAGATTCATGCCGAAGCCGCGGTGGCGTTTGCGCTGAAATAAATATTTTGTGTGTCTGAATAAACAAAAACAACATCTTCAATCGTACCGACCTTCCTTAGTCCGAAATGCAATGAAGGACATGGAAGAGTAGGACACTGATAGCGCAAAAGTTGTCAGACTTCTGCCATTATCAAACAATTCATTAAATTATATAATTATAGTTGTACCAAGTTAAATTAACCACAAAACGACAATTATGTTAGTCAAATACGATATTATGCAGTATATTCGATGAAAATAAATAATCATGAACATCAATCTTAATTTTCTATCGATTGAAATCAATCGTATTTTCAATTCGGGGCCATTTCATAAAGTCGAAATGCTGGTATGCGAAAACGGACTTCTTTGCTTTAAACACGATGTATTGAAATATTATTCATCGTATGACGGATTGTATGCTGTTCTTAAAGCAAACGCCGTCGATCTTAAGAATCAGGCGATGGTCTATCAAATACTCTCGAAACACATTCTGAATCAGTTACGCAAACCTTTTCACGGATTGAGATTTCCTGAAATAAAAAGCGCCGGAAACGATTTATTGCAGGTGGTAAATCGTTAAATCGAAACTTTTTTTTTTTTACATCCCGCAGATTTACAATTCAACAAACTCTCTATATTGCTCCTGCGAGTTAACGATTTTGTATTATTAGCAAAACAATTTTGCGGATAAGAAAATTTTCTATATTTGTACAAATTTGAATATTAAGCAAATAATTAAAAACAGAATTTATGAAAAGCATTTTATGTCAAGGATTTGCTATAGCATTGATCATGCTAATAATGCACAACTTCACAAATGCACAAACAGTGAATTTCGATGAACCTTTCGGCACCCAGTCTTGGACTGAAGATGGCCACCCGTGGAGTTGGGATAACAGCGGATGGGATAATATCAGGAATTATACTCCTCACACCGGTACCGGCCATGCGATGTCAGCACCGGGTTATTCCTCAAAGCTGAGTACAGATGCAAACATAAACATTCAGGGAGTCTGGCTGATGACAGGTAATGCTTCAAACTTTTCACATCTGAACCTGAAAGGATATAACGAGTGTGGAGTATTGATTTACAACGTATCCCTCAACCCGGCAGATTATCAGTTTAGCTATGCTTATGTAACATTGAATTGGGTCAATGTGAGAAGCTTTATGGTTGATTTTAATTCCACCGACCCACTCTATAACCCCGTTGATTTAAGCTATGATGATTTGGATTACACCTATATTCCTCCAACAAACGTATTGAATTTTGACCAGGCTTTTGGGACCCGATCGTGGACCGAAGATGGACACCCATGGAGTTGGGATAATAGCGGGTGGGACAACATAAGAGATTATCTTCCTCACTCAGGTACTGGTCACGCAATGTCGGCGCCGGGTTATCACGCAAAGCTAAGCACTGATGTGAACATTGACATACACGGACTCTGGCTGCAGACTCAGATGGCATCAGACTTTACGCACCTGAATCTGAAAGGATTTGATAATAATGGAGCACTTATTTACAATGTCTCCCTCAACCCGACTGATTATCAGTTTAGCTATGTTTATGTATCATTGAACTGGATCGGTGTAAAAAGTTTTATGGTTGACTATAACTCTGTTGATCCTATGTATTCTCCAGTTGATTTGTTCTACGACGATATGGATTACTCTTATTCTTCGAAACGTTCCGGAGTCGATATCAAATCAGCTTGTGATTCATATACCTGGATGAATGGCGTGACCTACACATCCAGTAACAGTACTGCACTTTTTACCATTCCAGGCGGTTCTTCCAATGGCTGCGACAGCATTGTTCACCTGAATCTTTCAATCTATCAGTCCTTTGCGCTTGAACAAAACGAAAATATTTGCCAGGGCGATATTTTCACCTGGCGTGGCATTGATTACTCCGTGGCGGGAACTTATTATGACAGTCTGCAAACCCCGCATGGATGTGACAGTGTGTATAAGCTGAATCTTACCATTAAGCCGGCTTATGAGTATTCGCAAAGCGAAGTGATTTGCAATGGAGGTGTTTTCAACTGGCGTGGCCATGATTACACCGTAGCGGGAACCTATTATGATAGTCTGCAAACTCAGCTTGGCTGCGACAGTGTGTATAAGCTGAATCTCACCATTAATCCTGTTTATGAATA
Proteins encoded in this region:
- a CDS encoding aspartate racemase; this encodes MKTIGLLGGTGWESTLEYYRIINEKISEVTSNVHTAQIVLFSVDFNDVRSRIDHSDYESLGNFFREKAMGIEQHGADCLLLCANTPHMFADAISQHISIPLLHIADATGEKIKENNISKVGLLGTKPTMEMPFYAQRLKEKFGIDVITPPPAVRDYVHDTIYNEFTRGIFTADAKVRYLEIMQELRNAGAEGIIMGCTEIPLLIKQSDTDIPLFDTLQIHAEAAVAFALK